In Stenotrophomonas sp. 169, one DNA window encodes the following:
- a CDS encoding BLUF domain-containing protein has protein sequence MSLEAVVYTSRVSKRIDPHELQALVSDAEAFNSGADVSSVLLFDGGRFLQYLEGPARGLTDAYGRVRQASRHTNIIEVAKGVAGKRLFRHWPIKRFDVDSMVLGSIARADWSGFLQGHHRPGAVDHLLDVVSRRLDPA, from the coding sequence ATGTCCTTGGAAGCTGTGGTGTACACAAGCCGGGTCAGCAAGCGTATCGACCCCCATGAGCTTCAGGCGCTGGTATCCGATGCCGAAGCATTCAACAGCGGTGCCGATGTCAGCAGCGTGTTGCTGTTCGACGGTGGGCGCTTCCTGCAGTATCTCGAAGGCCCTGCCAGGGGCCTCACCGATGCGTATGGACGCGTGCGGCAAGCCAGCCGCCATACGAACATCATCGAAGTCGCCAAAGGGGTGGCCGGAAAGCGGTTGTTCCGCCACTGGCCGATCAAACGGTTCGATGTGGACAGCATGGTGCTGGGGTCCATCGCACGTGCTGACTGGTCCGGCTTCCTGCAGGGGCACCATCGTCCCGGTGCGGTGGATCACCTGCTCGATGTGGTGAGTCGCCGGCTGGATCCTGCATAA